One segment of Synchiropus splendidus isolate RoL2022-P1 chromosome 4, RoL_Sspl_1.0, whole genome shotgun sequence DNA contains the following:
- the LOC128756733 gene encoding sodium bicarbonate cotransporter 3-like isoform X4: MEESSEQMRPLLRSGLDEEAIVDHGKSSFTTQTNCERDDLESHRAVYVGVHVPFGRESKRRHRHRGHRHHRKKKDKDSEEGKEDGRESPSYDTPSQRVQFILGTEDDDLEHVPHDLFTELDELSFRDGSATEWRETARWLKFEEDVEDGGERWSKPYVATLSLHSLFELRSCILNGTVMLDMRANSIEEIADMVIDSMVATGQLKEDLREKVREAMLKKHHHQNERKLSNRIPLVRSIADIGKKHSDPLLLERNGEGLSSSRHSLHKPGAASSGTDLSERRESRVSILLNHLLPSNMGPSAGPSTLNTPQNTPSTFRRSTPSPTFGTVQGIPEVVVSPPEDDEPQKCAEEAVSSEELSRQASSASQGLEQLPLEGPLSFQNSVPSNLDGNKAVERRPSKVGVSRESSSVDFSKVDMNFMRKIPPGAEASNVLVGEVDFLEKPIIAFVRLSPAVLITGLTEVPVPTRFLFLLLGPHGKGPQYHEIGRSMATLMTDEIFHDVAYKAKDRTDLLSGIDEFLDQVTVLPPGEWDPTIRIEPPKNVPSQLKRKRPSQPNGNASLAGELEKEEEHQTGPELQRTGRIFGGLIQDIKRKAPFYWSDIRDSFSLQCLASVLFLYCACMSPVITFGGLLGEATKGNISAIESLFGASMTGVAYSLFAGQPLTILGSTGPVLVFEKILFKFCSDYSLSYLSLRTSIGLWTAFLCVVLVATDASSLVCYITRFTEEAFAALICIIFIYEALEKLFHLGEHYPVNNHNDLDNLTMYTCQCSAPANASDKLVQRWNLSGFTPDSIPWSSLNVSMCKELHGDFVGPACGDHGPYIPDVLFWSIILFFTTFFLSSFLKQFKTERYFPTKVRSTISDFAVFLTIMIMVLVDYLMGIPSPKLNVPDRFEPTSKNRGWLIDPLGDNPWWTMLVAALPALLCTILIFMDQQITAVIINRKEHKLKKGCGYHLDLLIVSVMLGVCSVMGLPWFVAATVLSISHVNSLKVESGCSAPGEQPKFLGIREQRVTGFMIFVLMGCSVFMTSVLKFIPMPVLYGVFLYMGVSSLKGIQFFDRIKLFGMPAKHQPDLIYLRYVPLWKVHIFTLVQLTCLVLLWVIKASAAAVVFPMMVLALVFVRKLLDLFFTKRELSWLDDLMPESKKKKEDDKKKKAREKLEQESRLQDEDEIPVDYDEATQLSIPAKALSGSSQEKVACVRVDISPDTPGGGTTAETFL; this comes from the exons GGTCTAGATGAAGAAGCCATAGTGGACCATGGAAAGAGCAGCTTCACCACACAGACCAACTGCGAGAGGGATGACCTTGAAA gcCACAGAGCAGTATATGTAGGTGTCCATGTACCATTTGGAAGGGAGAGCAAGCGGAGGCATCGCCACAGAGGTCACCGACACCacagaaagaagaaagacaaagatTCAGAGGAGGGGAAGGAAGATGGCAGAGAGTCTCCATCATATG ACACCCCATCTCAGAGGGTCCAGTTTATCCTGGGGACAGAAGATGACGATTTGGAGCATGTACCTCATGATCTCTTCACTGAGCTGGATGAGTTGTCATTCAGAGATGGAAGTGCAACTGAGTGGAGGGAAACTGCCAG ATGGCTGAAGTTTGAAGAAGATGTAGAAGATGGAGGGGAGAGGTGGAGTAAACCATACGTGGCCACATTGTCTTTGCACAGTTTATTTGAGCTGCGCAGCTGCATTCTTAACGGCACTGTCATGCTCGACATGAGGGCCAACAGTATTGAGGAAATTGCTG ATATGGTGATTGACAGCATGGTGGCGACAGGCCAGCTGAAGGAGGACCTGCGCGAGAAGGTGCGAGAAGCCATGCTGAAGAAACACCACCATCAGAATGAGAGAAAGCTCAGCAATCGCATCCCTTTGGTGCGATCGATTGCTGACATAGGCAAGAAACATTCTGACCCACTCTTGCTTGAAAGAAATG GAGAGGGCCTGTCCTCTTCCCGTCACTCTCTCCACAAGCCAGGAGCAGCCTCCTCTGGCACCGACCTGTCAGAGAGACGCGAGTCCAGAGTTTCCATCCTCCTCAACCACCTCCTTCCCTCCAACATGGGACCCTCTGCCGGTCCCTCAACACTCAACACACCACAAAACACACCATCTACATTCAGACGCTCCACTCCGAGTCCCACCTTTGGAACTGTCCAGGGGATACCAGAAGTGGTTGTATCGCCTCCCGAGGATGATGAGCCGCAAAAGTGTGCGGAAGAAGCGGTCTCGTCCGAGGAGCTCAGCCGACAAGCATCCTCGGCATCCCAGGGACTTGAGCAGCTGCCCTTAGAAG GACCATTGTCTTTTCAAAACTCGGTGCCAAGCAACCTGGACGGTAACAAGGCAGTGGAGAGGAGGCCATCCAAAGTTGGGGTCAGTAGAGAAAGCAGCAGTGTCGACTTCAGCAAG GTGGATATGAATTTCATGAGGAAGATTCCTCCGGGTGCCGAGGCGTCCAATGTGCTGGTGGGAGAAGTGGACTTCCTGGAGAAGCCCATAATTGCATTTGTGCGACTTTCCCCAGCCGTTCTTATCACAGGTCTCACTGAGGTGCCTGTTCCCACGAG gtttctttttcttcttctgggtCCTCACGGCAAGGGCCCTCAGTACCATGAGATTGGTCGATCTATGGCCACTCTGATGACAGACGAG ATATTTCACGATGTGGCGTACAAGGCCAAAGACAGAACGGATCTTCTATCTGGAATAGACGAGTTCCTCGATCAGGTGACAGTCCTTCCTCCTGGAGAGTGGGACCCCACCATCCGAATCGAACCCCCCAAGAATGTACCATCGCAG CTCAAAAGAAAAAGGCCGTCCCAGCCCAATGGTAATGCTTCCCTGGCAGGAGAGCTTGAAAAGGAAGAGGAACATCAGACAGGACCAGAGCTTCAGAGAACAGGAAG GATATTCGGAGGGTTGATACAGGACATCAAACGGAAGGCACCGTTTTACTGGAGTGACATCAGAGACTCCTTCAGCCTGCAGTGTTTAGCCTCCGTCCTCTTCCTCTACTGCGCCTGCATGTCTCCTGTCATTACATTTGGAGGTCTCCTCGGAGAGGCAACTAAAGGCAACATT aGTGCCATAGAGTCTTTGTTTGGAGCCTCCATGACAGGAGTGGCTTACTCGCTATTTGCAGGTCAACCATTGACTATTTTAGGAAGCACCGGGCCTGTTTTAGTGTTTGAGAAGATCCTATTTAAGTTCTGCAG TGACTACAGTTTGTCGTACCTGTCGCTGAGGACGAGCATCGGGCTCTGGACTGCCTTCTTGTGTGTTGTCCTTGTGGCCACGGACGCCAGTTCGCTTGTCTGCTACATCACGCGGTTCACAGAAGAAGCCTTCGCAGCACTCATCTGCATCATTTTTATCTATGAGGCGCTGGAGAAGCTGTTCCACTTGGGTGAACACTATCCTGTCAACAACCACAACGACCTGGACAACCTGACCATGTATAC GTGTCAGTGTTCTGCCCCAGCTAATGCCTCGGATAAACTCGTGCAGCGATGGAATTTGTCAGGATTCACCCCAGACTCAATACCATGGAGCAGCCTCAATGTTTCT ATGTGTAAGGAACTCCATGGAGATTTTGTGGGCCCGGCCTGTGGTGACCATGGACCGTACATCCCTGACGTTCTCTTCTGGtccatcatcctcttcttcaccaccttcttcttgtcctccttCCTCAAACAATTTAAAACTGAGCGATATTTCCCCACCAAG GTGCGATCCACCATCAGcgactttgctgtttttctgaCCATCATGATCATGGTGCTGGTGGACTACCTCATGGGGATACCGTCTCCTAAACTCAACGTCCCTGACCGCTTTGAG CCCACTTCCAAGAATCGTGGCTGGCTGATCGACCCGTTGGGTGATAACCCGTGGTGGACAATGCTTGTGGCGGCTCTTCCGGCGCTGCTCTGTACTATCCTGATATTCATGGACCAGCAGATTACCGCAGTTATTATCAACCGCAAAGAACACAAGCTCAAG AAAGGCTGTGGCTATCACCTGGACTTACTGATAGTGTCAGTGATGCTGGGGGTCTGCTCCGTTATGGGCCTGCCCTGGTTCGTGGCAGCGACAgtcctctccatctctcacGTCAACAGCCTGAAGGTGGAGTCCGGCTGCTCCGCTCCTGGGGAGCAGCCAAAGTTCCTGGGCATCCGAGAGCAGCGAGTCACTGGATTCATGATTTTCGTCCTCATGGGATGTTCAGTTTTCATGACGTCGGTGTTGAAG TTTATTCCAATGCCAGTGCTGTATGGAGTCTTTCTCTACATGGGCGTCTCCTCTTTGAAAGGCATTCAA TTCTTCGACAGGATCAAGCTGTTCGGCATGCCAGCCAAGCACCAGCCCGATCTCATCTACCTGCGCTACGTTCCACTGTGGAAGGTTCACATCTTCACGCTGGTGCAGCTGAcctgcttggtcctgctgtggGTCATCAAAgcctctgcagcagctgtggtgtTCCCCATGATG GTTCTGGCTTTGGTGTTTGTTCGGAAGCTCCTCGACCTTTTCTTCACCAAGCGAGAGCTGAGTTGGCTGGATGACCTGATGCCGGAGagcaaaaagaagaaggaagacgacaagaagaagaaagcacGAGAAAAGCTG GAGCAGGAGTCCAGGCTGCAGGACGAGGACGAGATCCCTGTCGACTACGATGAAGCGACCCAGCTCAGCATCCCGGCGAAAGCTCTCTCAGGAAG CAGTCAAGAGAAAGTGGCGTGTGTCAGAGTGGACATCAGCCCGGACACGCCAGGAGGAGGCACCACGGCCGAGACCTTCCTGTGA
- the LOC128756733 gene encoding sodium bicarbonate cotransporter 3-like isoform X7 has protein sequence MEESSEQMRPLLRSGLDEEAIVDHGKSSFTTQTNCERDDLESTFKDAMGHRAVYVGVHVPFGRESKRRHRHRGHRHHRKKKDKDSEEGKEDGRESPSYDTPSQRVQFILGTEDDDLEHVPHDLFTELDELSFRDGSATEWRETARWLKFEEDVEDGGERWSKPYVATLSLHSLFELRSCILNGTVMLDMRANSIEEIADMVIDSMVATGQLKEDLREKVREAMLKKHHHQNERKLSNRIPLVRSIADIGEGLSSSRHSLHKPGAASSGTDLSERRESRVSILLNHLLPSNMGPSAGPSTLNTPQNTPSTFRRSTPSPTFGTVQGIPEVVVSPPEDDEPQKCAEEAVSSEELSRQASSASQGLEQLPLEGPLSFQNSVPSNLDGNKAVERRPSKVGVSRESSSVDFSKVDMNFMRKIPPGAEASNVLVGEVDFLEKPIIAFVRLSPAVLITGLTEVPVPTRFLFLLLGPHGKGPQYHEIGRSMATLMTDEIFHDVAYKAKDRTDLLSGIDEFLDQVTVLPPGEWDPTIRIEPPKNVPSQLKRKRPSQPNGNASLAGELEKEEEHQTGPELQRTGRIFGGLIQDIKRKAPFYWSDIRDSFSLQCLASVLFLYCACMSPVITFGGLLGEATKGNISAIESLFGASMTGVAYSLFAGQPLTILGSTGPVLVFEKILFKFCSDYSLSYLSLRTSIGLWTAFLCVVLVATDASSLVCYITRFTEEAFAALICIIFIYEALEKLFHLGEHYPVNNHNDLDNLTMYTCQCSAPANASDKLVQRWNLSGFTPDSIPWSSLNVSMCKELHGDFVGPACGDHGPYIPDVLFWSIILFFTTFFLSSFLKQFKTERYFPTKVRSTISDFAVFLTIMIMVLVDYLMGIPSPKLNVPDRFEPTSKNRGWLIDPLGDNPWWTMLVAALPALLCTILIFMDQQITAVIINRKEHKLKKGCGYHLDLLIVSVMLGVCSVMGLPWFVAATVLSISHVNSLKVESGCSAPGEQPKFLGIREQRVTGFMIFVLMGCSVFMTSVLKFIPMPVLYGVFLYMGVSSLKGIQFFDRIKLFGMPAKHQPDLIYLRYVPLWKVHIFTLVQLTCLVLLWVIKASAAAVVFPMMVLALVFVRKLLDLFFTKRELSWLDDLMPESKKKKEDDKKKKAREKLEQESRLQDEDEIPVDYDEATQLSIPAKALSGSSQEKVACVRVDISPDTPGGGTTAETFL, from the exons GGTCTAGATGAAGAAGCCATAGTGGACCATGGAAAGAGCAGCTTCACCACACAGACCAACTGCGAGAGGGATGACCTTGAAAGTACGTTTAAAGATGCAATGG gcCACAGAGCAGTATATGTAGGTGTCCATGTACCATTTGGAAGGGAGAGCAAGCGGAGGCATCGCCACAGAGGTCACCGACACCacagaaagaagaaagacaaagatTCAGAGGAGGGGAAGGAAGATGGCAGAGAGTCTCCATCATATG ACACCCCATCTCAGAGGGTCCAGTTTATCCTGGGGACAGAAGATGACGATTTGGAGCATGTACCTCATGATCTCTTCACTGAGCTGGATGAGTTGTCATTCAGAGATGGAAGTGCAACTGAGTGGAGGGAAACTGCCAG ATGGCTGAAGTTTGAAGAAGATGTAGAAGATGGAGGGGAGAGGTGGAGTAAACCATACGTGGCCACATTGTCTTTGCACAGTTTATTTGAGCTGCGCAGCTGCATTCTTAACGGCACTGTCATGCTCGACATGAGGGCCAACAGTATTGAGGAAATTGCTG ATATGGTGATTGACAGCATGGTGGCGACAGGCCAGCTGAAGGAGGACCTGCGCGAGAAGGTGCGAGAAGCCATGCTGAAGAAACACCACCATCAGAATGAGAGAAAGCTCAGCAATCGCATCCCTTTGGTGCGATCGATTGCTGACATAG GAGAGGGCCTGTCCTCTTCCCGTCACTCTCTCCACAAGCCAGGAGCAGCCTCCTCTGGCACCGACCTGTCAGAGAGACGCGAGTCCAGAGTTTCCATCCTCCTCAACCACCTCCTTCCCTCCAACATGGGACCCTCTGCCGGTCCCTCAACACTCAACACACCACAAAACACACCATCTACATTCAGACGCTCCACTCCGAGTCCCACCTTTGGAACTGTCCAGGGGATACCAGAAGTGGTTGTATCGCCTCCCGAGGATGATGAGCCGCAAAAGTGTGCGGAAGAAGCGGTCTCGTCCGAGGAGCTCAGCCGACAAGCATCCTCGGCATCCCAGGGACTTGAGCAGCTGCCCTTAGAAG GACCATTGTCTTTTCAAAACTCGGTGCCAAGCAACCTGGACGGTAACAAGGCAGTGGAGAGGAGGCCATCCAAAGTTGGGGTCAGTAGAGAAAGCAGCAGTGTCGACTTCAGCAAG GTGGATATGAATTTCATGAGGAAGATTCCTCCGGGTGCCGAGGCGTCCAATGTGCTGGTGGGAGAAGTGGACTTCCTGGAGAAGCCCATAATTGCATTTGTGCGACTTTCCCCAGCCGTTCTTATCACAGGTCTCACTGAGGTGCCTGTTCCCACGAG gtttctttttcttcttctgggtCCTCACGGCAAGGGCCCTCAGTACCATGAGATTGGTCGATCTATGGCCACTCTGATGACAGACGAG ATATTTCACGATGTGGCGTACAAGGCCAAAGACAGAACGGATCTTCTATCTGGAATAGACGAGTTCCTCGATCAGGTGACAGTCCTTCCTCCTGGAGAGTGGGACCCCACCATCCGAATCGAACCCCCCAAGAATGTACCATCGCAG CTCAAAAGAAAAAGGCCGTCCCAGCCCAATGGTAATGCTTCCCTGGCAGGAGAGCTTGAAAAGGAAGAGGAACATCAGACAGGACCAGAGCTTCAGAGAACAGGAAG GATATTCGGAGGGTTGATACAGGACATCAAACGGAAGGCACCGTTTTACTGGAGTGACATCAGAGACTCCTTCAGCCTGCAGTGTTTAGCCTCCGTCCTCTTCCTCTACTGCGCCTGCATGTCTCCTGTCATTACATTTGGAGGTCTCCTCGGAGAGGCAACTAAAGGCAACATT aGTGCCATAGAGTCTTTGTTTGGAGCCTCCATGACAGGAGTGGCTTACTCGCTATTTGCAGGTCAACCATTGACTATTTTAGGAAGCACCGGGCCTGTTTTAGTGTTTGAGAAGATCCTATTTAAGTTCTGCAG TGACTACAGTTTGTCGTACCTGTCGCTGAGGACGAGCATCGGGCTCTGGACTGCCTTCTTGTGTGTTGTCCTTGTGGCCACGGACGCCAGTTCGCTTGTCTGCTACATCACGCGGTTCACAGAAGAAGCCTTCGCAGCACTCATCTGCATCATTTTTATCTATGAGGCGCTGGAGAAGCTGTTCCACTTGGGTGAACACTATCCTGTCAACAACCACAACGACCTGGACAACCTGACCATGTATAC GTGTCAGTGTTCTGCCCCAGCTAATGCCTCGGATAAACTCGTGCAGCGATGGAATTTGTCAGGATTCACCCCAGACTCAATACCATGGAGCAGCCTCAATGTTTCT ATGTGTAAGGAACTCCATGGAGATTTTGTGGGCCCGGCCTGTGGTGACCATGGACCGTACATCCCTGACGTTCTCTTCTGGtccatcatcctcttcttcaccaccttcttcttgtcctccttCCTCAAACAATTTAAAACTGAGCGATATTTCCCCACCAAG GTGCGATCCACCATCAGcgactttgctgtttttctgaCCATCATGATCATGGTGCTGGTGGACTACCTCATGGGGATACCGTCTCCTAAACTCAACGTCCCTGACCGCTTTGAG CCCACTTCCAAGAATCGTGGCTGGCTGATCGACCCGTTGGGTGATAACCCGTGGTGGACAATGCTTGTGGCGGCTCTTCCGGCGCTGCTCTGTACTATCCTGATATTCATGGACCAGCAGATTACCGCAGTTATTATCAACCGCAAAGAACACAAGCTCAAG AAAGGCTGTGGCTATCACCTGGACTTACTGATAGTGTCAGTGATGCTGGGGGTCTGCTCCGTTATGGGCCTGCCCTGGTTCGTGGCAGCGACAgtcctctccatctctcacGTCAACAGCCTGAAGGTGGAGTCCGGCTGCTCCGCTCCTGGGGAGCAGCCAAAGTTCCTGGGCATCCGAGAGCAGCGAGTCACTGGATTCATGATTTTCGTCCTCATGGGATGTTCAGTTTTCATGACGTCGGTGTTGAAG TTTATTCCAATGCCAGTGCTGTATGGAGTCTTTCTCTACATGGGCGTCTCCTCTTTGAAAGGCATTCAA TTCTTCGACAGGATCAAGCTGTTCGGCATGCCAGCCAAGCACCAGCCCGATCTCATCTACCTGCGCTACGTTCCACTGTGGAAGGTTCACATCTTCACGCTGGTGCAGCTGAcctgcttggtcctgctgtggGTCATCAAAgcctctgcagcagctgtggtgtTCCCCATGATG GTTCTGGCTTTGGTGTTTGTTCGGAAGCTCCTCGACCTTTTCTTCACCAAGCGAGAGCTGAGTTGGCTGGATGACCTGATGCCGGAGagcaaaaagaagaaggaagacgacaagaagaagaaagcacGAGAAAAGCTG GAGCAGGAGTCCAGGCTGCAGGACGAGGACGAGATCCCTGTCGACTACGATGAAGCGACCCAGCTCAGCATCCCGGCGAAAGCTCTCTCAGGAAG CAGTCAAGAGAAAGTGGCGTGTGTCAGAGTGGACATCAGCCCGGACACGCCAGGAGGAGGCACCACGGCCGAGACCTTCCTGTGA
- the LOC128756733 gene encoding sodium bicarbonate cotransporter 3-like isoform X2, with amino-acid sequence MEESSEQMRPLLRSGLDEEAIVDHGKSSFTTQTNCERDDLESTFKDAMGHRAVYVGVHVPFGRESKRRHRHRGHRHHRKKKDKDSEEGKEDGRESPSYDTPSQRVQFILGTEDDDLEHVPHDLFTELDELSFRDGSATEWRETARWLKFEEDVEDGGERWSKPYVATLSLHSLFELRSCILNGTVMLDMRANSIEEIADMVIDSMVATGQLKEDLREKVREAMLKKHHHQNERKLSNRIPLVRSIADIGKKHSDPLLLERNGEGLSSSRHSLHKPGAASSGTDLSERRESRVSILLNHLLPSNMGPSAGPSTLNTPQNTPSTFRRSTPSPTFGTVQGIPEVVVSPPEDDEPQKCAEEAVSSEELSRQASSASQGLEQLPLEGPLSFQNSVPSNLDGNKAVERRPSKVGVSRESSSVDFSKVDMNFMRKIPPGAEASNVLVGEVDFLEKPIIAFVRLSPAVLITGLTEVPVPTRFLFLLLGPHGKGPQYHEIGRSMATLMTDEIFHDVAYKAKDRTDLLSGIDEFLDQVTVLPPGEWDPTIRIEPPKNVPSQLKRKRPSQPNGNASLAGELEKEEEHQTGPELQRTGRIFGGLIQDIKRKAPFYWSDIRDSFSLQCLASVLFLYCACMSPVITFGGLLGEATKGNISAIESLFGASMTGVAYSLFAGQPLTILGSTGPVLVFEKILFKFCSDYSLSYLSLRTSIGLWTAFLCVVLVATDASSLVCYITRFTEEAFAALICIIFIYEALEKLFHLGEHYPVNNHNDLDNLTMYTCQCSAPANASDKLVQRWNLSGFTPDSIPWSSLNVSMCKELHGDFVGPACGDHGPYIPDVLFWSIILFFTTFFLSSFLKQFKTERYFPTKVRSTISDFAVFLTIMIMVLVDYLMGIPSPKLNVPDRFEPTSKNRGWLIDPLGDNPWWTMLVAALPALLCTILIFMDQQITAVIINRKEHKLKKGCGYHLDLLIVSVMLGVCSVMGLPWFVAATVLSISHVNSLKVESGCSAPGEQPKFLGIREQRVTGFMIFVLMGCSVFMTSVLKFIPMPVLYGVFLYMGVSSLKGIQFFDRIKLFGMPAKHQPDLIYLRYVPLWKVHIFTLVQLTCLVLLWVIKASAAAVVFPMMVLALVFVRKLLDLFFTKRELSWLDDLMPESKKKKEDDKKKKAREKLEQESRLQDEDEIPVDYDEATQLSIPAKALSGSQEKVACVRVDISPDTPGGGTTAETFL; translated from the exons GGTCTAGATGAAGAAGCCATAGTGGACCATGGAAAGAGCAGCTTCACCACACAGACCAACTGCGAGAGGGATGACCTTGAAAGTACGTTTAAAGATGCAATGG gcCACAGAGCAGTATATGTAGGTGTCCATGTACCATTTGGAAGGGAGAGCAAGCGGAGGCATCGCCACAGAGGTCACCGACACCacagaaagaagaaagacaaagatTCAGAGGAGGGGAAGGAAGATGGCAGAGAGTCTCCATCATATG ACACCCCATCTCAGAGGGTCCAGTTTATCCTGGGGACAGAAGATGACGATTTGGAGCATGTACCTCATGATCTCTTCACTGAGCTGGATGAGTTGTCATTCAGAGATGGAAGTGCAACTGAGTGGAGGGAAACTGCCAG ATGGCTGAAGTTTGAAGAAGATGTAGAAGATGGAGGGGAGAGGTGGAGTAAACCATACGTGGCCACATTGTCTTTGCACAGTTTATTTGAGCTGCGCAGCTGCATTCTTAACGGCACTGTCATGCTCGACATGAGGGCCAACAGTATTGAGGAAATTGCTG ATATGGTGATTGACAGCATGGTGGCGACAGGCCAGCTGAAGGAGGACCTGCGCGAGAAGGTGCGAGAAGCCATGCTGAAGAAACACCACCATCAGAATGAGAGAAAGCTCAGCAATCGCATCCCTTTGGTGCGATCGATTGCTGACATAGGCAAGAAACATTCTGACCCACTCTTGCTTGAAAGAAATG GAGAGGGCCTGTCCTCTTCCCGTCACTCTCTCCACAAGCCAGGAGCAGCCTCCTCTGGCACCGACCTGTCAGAGAGACGCGAGTCCAGAGTTTCCATCCTCCTCAACCACCTCCTTCCCTCCAACATGGGACCCTCTGCCGGTCCCTCAACACTCAACACACCACAAAACACACCATCTACATTCAGACGCTCCACTCCGAGTCCCACCTTTGGAACTGTCCAGGGGATACCAGAAGTGGTTGTATCGCCTCCCGAGGATGATGAGCCGCAAAAGTGTGCGGAAGAAGCGGTCTCGTCCGAGGAGCTCAGCCGACAAGCATCCTCGGCATCCCAGGGACTTGAGCAGCTGCCCTTAGAAG GACCATTGTCTTTTCAAAACTCGGTGCCAAGCAACCTGGACGGTAACAAGGCAGTGGAGAGGAGGCCATCCAAAGTTGGGGTCAGTAGAGAAAGCAGCAGTGTCGACTTCAGCAAG GTGGATATGAATTTCATGAGGAAGATTCCTCCGGGTGCCGAGGCGTCCAATGTGCTGGTGGGAGAAGTGGACTTCCTGGAGAAGCCCATAATTGCATTTGTGCGACTTTCCCCAGCCGTTCTTATCACAGGTCTCACTGAGGTGCCTGTTCCCACGAG gtttctttttcttcttctgggtCCTCACGGCAAGGGCCCTCAGTACCATGAGATTGGTCGATCTATGGCCACTCTGATGACAGACGAG ATATTTCACGATGTGGCGTACAAGGCCAAAGACAGAACGGATCTTCTATCTGGAATAGACGAGTTCCTCGATCAGGTGACAGTCCTTCCTCCTGGAGAGTGGGACCCCACCATCCGAATCGAACCCCCCAAGAATGTACCATCGCAG CTCAAAAGAAAAAGGCCGTCCCAGCCCAATGGTAATGCTTCCCTGGCAGGAGAGCTTGAAAAGGAAGAGGAACATCAGACAGGACCAGAGCTTCAGAGAACAGGAAG GATATTCGGAGGGTTGATACAGGACATCAAACGGAAGGCACCGTTTTACTGGAGTGACATCAGAGACTCCTTCAGCCTGCAGTGTTTAGCCTCCGTCCTCTTCCTCTACTGCGCCTGCATGTCTCCTGTCATTACATTTGGAGGTCTCCTCGGAGAGGCAACTAAAGGCAACATT aGTGCCATAGAGTCTTTGTTTGGAGCCTCCATGACAGGAGTGGCTTACTCGCTATTTGCAGGTCAACCATTGACTATTTTAGGAAGCACCGGGCCTGTTTTAGTGTTTGAGAAGATCCTATTTAAGTTCTGCAG TGACTACAGTTTGTCGTACCTGTCGCTGAGGACGAGCATCGGGCTCTGGACTGCCTTCTTGTGTGTTGTCCTTGTGGCCACGGACGCCAGTTCGCTTGTCTGCTACATCACGCGGTTCACAGAAGAAGCCTTCGCAGCACTCATCTGCATCATTTTTATCTATGAGGCGCTGGAGAAGCTGTTCCACTTGGGTGAACACTATCCTGTCAACAACCACAACGACCTGGACAACCTGACCATGTATAC GTGTCAGTGTTCTGCCCCAGCTAATGCCTCGGATAAACTCGTGCAGCGATGGAATTTGTCAGGATTCACCCCAGACTCAATACCATGGAGCAGCCTCAATGTTTCT ATGTGTAAGGAACTCCATGGAGATTTTGTGGGCCCGGCCTGTGGTGACCATGGACCGTACATCCCTGACGTTCTCTTCTGGtccatcatcctcttcttcaccaccttcttcttgtcctccttCCTCAAACAATTTAAAACTGAGCGATATTTCCCCACCAAG GTGCGATCCACCATCAGcgactttgctgtttttctgaCCATCATGATCATGGTGCTGGTGGACTACCTCATGGGGATACCGTCTCCTAAACTCAACGTCCCTGACCGCTTTGAG CCCACTTCCAAGAATCGTGGCTGGCTGATCGACCCGTTGGGTGATAACCCGTGGTGGACAATGCTTGTGGCGGCTCTTCCGGCGCTGCTCTGTACTATCCTGATATTCATGGACCAGCAGATTACCGCAGTTATTATCAACCGCAAAGAACACAAGCTCAAG AAAGGCTGTGGCTATCACCTGGACTTACTGATAGTGTCAGTGATGCTGGGGGTCTGCTCCGTTATGGGCCTGCCCTGGTTCGTGGCAGCGACAgtcctctccatctctcacGTCAACAGCCTGAAGGTGGAGTCCGGCTGCTCCGCTCCTGGGGAGCAGCCAAAGTTCCTGGGCATCCGAGAGCAGCGAGTCACTGGATTCATGATTTTCGTCCTCATGGGATGTTCAGTTTTCATGACGTCGGTGTTGAAG TTTATTCCAATGCCAGTGCTGTATGGAGTCTTTCTCTACATGGGCGTCTCCTCTTTGAAAGGCATTCAA TTCTTCGACAGGATCAAGCTGTTCGGCATGCCAGCCAAGCACCAGCCCGATCTCATCTACCTGCGCTACGTTCCACTGTGGAAGGTTCACATCTTCACGCTGGTGCAGCTGAcctgcttggtcctgctgtggGTCATCAAAgcctctgcagcagctgtggtgtTCCCCATGATG GTTCTGGCTTTGGTGTTTGTTCGGAAGCTCCTCGACCTTTTCTTCACCAAGCGAGAGCTGAGTTGGCTGGATGACCTGATGCCGGAGagcaaaaagaagaaggaagacgacaagaagaagaaagcacGAGAAAAGCTG GAGCAGGAGTCCAGGCTGCAGGACGAGGACGAGATCCCTGTCGACTACGATGAAGCGACCCAGCTCAGCATCCCGGCGAAAGCTCTCTCAGGAAG TCAAGAGAAAGTGGCGTGTGTCAGAGTGGACATCAGCCCGGACACGCCAGGAGGAGGCACCACGGCCGAGACCTTCCTGTGA